The following are from one region of the Thermococcus cleftensis genome:
- a CDS encoding DUF2250 domain-containing protein, with protein MPVHLYVLTHLKRAGVDYAKMMAKVSGLPLELINDAVGDLLEIGLIERDPGSAIKRSKARFKKAFEVHKHHTYYRLSREGELFVRSIDGRWLKEYFNSLLPDGWRIVRALAESKNIREANRRAGIDDETAEELKVLHFITEKGRKTEFFKRLWEFLRV; from the coding sequence TTGCCAGTTCACCTCTACGTCCTGACCCACCTGAAGAGGGCGGGCGTTGACTACGCGAAGATGATGGCCAAGGTTAGCGGCCTCCCCCTGGAGCTAATCAACGACGCCGTCGGCGACCTCCTCGAAATCGGCCTGATAGAGCGCGACCCCGGAAGCGCGATAAAGCGGAGCAAGGCGCGCTTCAAGAAGGCCTTCGAGGTTCACAAGCACCACACCTACTACCGGCTTTCGAGGGAGGGAGAACTCTTCGTCCGCTCGATTGACGGGAGGTGGCTGAAGGAGTACTTCAACTCCCTCCTCCCCGACGGCTGGAGGATTGTTAGAGCGCTCGCGGAGTCCAAGAACATACGGGAGGCCAACCGGAGGGCTGGGATAGACGACGAAACCGCCGAGGAGCTGAAGGTTCTCCACTTCATCACGGAAAAGGGGAGGAAGACCGAGTTCTTCAAGAGACTGTGGGAGTTCCTGAGGGTATAA